One Meiothermus sp. QL-1 DNA segment encodes these proteins:
- a CDS encoding site-2 protease family protein: MFSRPIRLPFRLLGIPVSLDLSFLIVLPLLAFLIGSQLPLYLRLLQISPSPELLQGPTPYLLGLLAALGLFLSVLVHELGHALAARAYGVQTREITLWLLGGVAQLEQIPRARGAEAVIAVAGPIVSVLLAGFFGLWRGLVQEGPVLQFLLGYLGFINLSLALFNLLPALPLDGGRILRSLLALYRPYLEATRIAVNVSKVLAFALGLLGLLVLNLFMILIAFFVFMAASAEAEQAVVSRTLEGLQVRDLMTREVSTVPPSLSVAGLLEKMMQERHVGYPVVEEGRLLGLISLEDLRGATPETLVRERMRPPAQIEPHAEALAALQRMAQEGFSRLVVVDETGGLVGILSKTDLLRALQLRSAQLSLEGLDSFRSTR, encoded by the coding sequence ATGTTCTCTAGGCCTATTCGCCTCCCCTTCCGCCTTTTGGGCATCCCGGTTTCCCTCGATCTGAGTTTCCTCATCGTGCTGCCCCTGCTGGCCTTCCTCATCGGCAGCCAGCTTCCCCTCTACCTGCGGCTGTTGCAGATTAGCCCGTCGCCGGAGTTGCTGCAGGGGCCTACCCCCTACCTTCTAGGTCTTTTGGCTGCGCTGGGCCTTTTCCTCAGCGTGCTGGTCCACGAGCTCGGCCACGCACTCGCCGCCCGGGCCTACGGGGTGCAGACCCGCGAGATCACCCTGTGGCTTTTGGGCGGGGTGGCCCAGCTCGAGCAAATTCCCCGTGCTCGCGGGGCTGAAGCGGTCATTGCGGTGGCAGGCCCTATCGTAAGCGTGCTTCTGGCCGGCTTTTTCGGGTTGTGGCGGGGGTTGGTTCAGGAGGGGCCTGTGCTCCAGTTTCTCCTGGGCTACTTGGGTTTCATCAACCTGAGCCTAGCCCTGTTCAACCTGCTGCCAGCCCTTCCGCTTGACGGGGGCCGGATTCTACGCAGCCTCCTAGCTCTTTACCGCCCCTACCTCGAGGCCACCCGCATCGCGGTGAACGTGAGCAAGGTGCTGGCCTTCGCCCTGGGTCTGCTGGGCCTGCTGGTGCTCAACCTGTTCATGATCCTGATCGCCTTCTTTGTCTTCATGGCCGCCAGCGCCGAAGCGGAGCAGGCTGTGGTGAGCCGCACCCTGGAGGGCCTGCAGGTACGCGACCTGATGACCCGTGAGGTGAGCACCGTACCGCCCAGCCTAAGCGTGGCTGGGTTGCTGGAAAAGATGATGCAGGAGCGCCACGTGGGCTACCCGGTGGTGGAGGAGGGCCGGCTTCTGGGCCTCATCAGCCTGGAGGACTTACGGGGAGCCACGCCGGAGACCCTGGTCAGGGAGCGCATGCGCCCTCCGGCCCAGATTGAGCCCCATGCCGAGGCCCTGGCGGCCTTGCAGCGCATGGCCCAGGAGGGCTTCTCTAGGCTGGTGGTGGTGGACGAGACCGGTGGCCTGGTGGGCATCCTGAGCAAGACCGATCTTCTGAGGGCGCTTCAGCTCCGCTCGGCTCAG